The stretch of DNA GAGCAATATTACAATTACCAAAGACAACCCCAACACCAAATACCGTCTGTTATCAATACACCTTCATTAAACGTTCAATTACCGCAGTTAACTTTTGAAGAGCTTAAACAGAAATATCATCATTTTTGGGCAGTAGAGAAAGTTTACTTTTTAGGGGGAGAAACACAAGCAATCTCAACATTAGACTCATTCTTGAAGAGTAGATATCAAGGATACCACTGGAAGCTGTCACGTCCAATGTTGTCACAAATGGGTGCAACATCACATTTATCCCCCCATCTAACTTTTGGAACTATTTCGGTTCGCGGTGTCTATCAAAAAACGAAACTCAAAGCCTCCGAACTAAAACATCAGCCCAAAGCAGAGTTTTCATTAAAAACATTCCGTGACCGTTTGCGCTGGCATGATAGTTTTACTCAAAGACTATATTTTCATCCGGAGATTGCTTACAAGAATCGCTACAAAGAATTTGATAATTTATACACTCCAGAACCGTTGTCACCAGAAAAGCAGGAACTATTTGAGGCATGGCAACAGGGTCGGACAGGTTTTCCTCTGATTGATGCAAGTATGCGACAACTTAAAGCAATGGGATGGATGAACTTCCGCATGAGAGCGATGTGCGCCACATTCTTGACAATTAACTGTGGGATTTCATGGCATCACGGGGCTAAACATTATATGAACTATTTAGTAGATGGTGATTTAGCAATAGATAATTGGCAGTGGCAAATGCAATCTGGCGTAACTAATCCATTGAGCGACACTTTTAGAATATATAACCCCAACAAAAATATTTCCCAGAAAGACCCAGATGGAAGTTTTATTTATTACTGGATACCGGAACTCCAAGGGTACAGCTTACAAGACATTCTGACTGAAAAATATATTAGTAACAGTTCTTATCCAGAAGCAGTTTTAGATTGGTCAAAAACACGTAAAGTGAATGGAAAAATAGTTTCTGATTTACGTAAACACTCCAAAGCGCGACTAATCAGCCAGGGTGGAGATGAATATGAAAGTGCTGTGGTTGCCAAAGAAACGGTAGATAAATACTGGCAGCATAAAAATCAAGAATATCAGGAATATCAACAAAGGCTTACCCAAGCAGAATAAAGCGATGGTTACGCCGCCAACCTCTAGCAGCGATCGCCCACACCCACACCCACCCGCAATCCGATAAAATTCATCAGTAGAACAGAAGTTGCCAGTAGGGGAAGCAATTGAGCCAGAGTCCACCCAGCCGAAAACTGAAGATTACGATCCTGACATTGTATATCAGGGACAGCAGCCAAAAAGTCCTTTATATCAACTCCACAAGAGCAAAGCTGCCCTGGTAAAAGTCCAGAACAGCTATGGCATTGTTAATGCTAAACTAGCTCGGATTTTTAATTGTGAACAATCCGAATACAACAGCTAGGAAATTAATTTAAGCAGGAATAATTTGAGCAGTCAGCGAACGTTTATCAAGTGATTGAACTTTACCTACTTCGCTTAAGGCAGTGGCTATCCGTTCTAACAATTCACCAGCTTGTTCACGATATTGATTTTCTCGACCACGTAAGCGAATAGCAAATTTAACCGAATCGCCTTTACTTAACCACTTAACAGCTTGCTCAATACGTAAGTTATAATCAGCAGCACCAATATTAGGACGTAGGCGAACTTCTTTCACGGTTGGTCTAGCACTTTGTCCCTGACGTTTTTTCTTTTGATACTGAAGCTTACCATAGTTGAGAATCTTGGCGATTGGAGCGTCTTGTCCTTCAGAAACTACAACTAAATCAAGCTCTAAGCTTTCGGCTAATTCTAAAGCTTCGTTAGTATTTATTAAACCACGATTGTTATTTTCGTGATCAATCAAGAAAACTTGGGGTGACTTGATTTGTGAGTTAATTAGTTGCTTTTGGATGGCGATGAGGCTTTCCTCCTGATTTTGCAATACTTACTAAATTCAATTGACACTCCCCGGCGTGAACGCACGGGGTTCTTGGATCTAAGACATAACTTGCTCATACAGGCTTTCACCAACAAGAGTAGAGGTTGCATCTCCCCAAGCGTTGCTTGCGTCTAGCGCAAAGGTTCCGGTATGCCCTACCGTACCCAATCCTCGACTAAGGATGATCCTGGCTGCGTTTTCATCCCTATCCATCGAACAACCACATTTACAAACGTGTGTCCTAGTGGATAGTGTTTTCTTCACAATTTCACCACAGTTAGAGCATTCTTGGCTTGTGTATTGCGGATTAACCGCAACCGTGACACGTTTAAATACTTTACCAAAATACTCAACCCAGACACGAAACTGATACCAAGATGCGTCATTAATAGACTTAGCTAAACAATGATTTTTCACCATATTTTTAATCCTCAAATCTTCGTAGGCTATCAAGTCGTTGGACTGAACTACGCACCGTGCTAATTTCACCGCATGGTCTTTACGTTGCCTACTTATTTTGAGGTGGCGATTACCTAAAAGCTGCCTAGCTTTACCCCGATTTTTTGAGCCTTTTACCTTTCTAGAAACACGGCGTTGTGAACGTTTGAGAACTTTCTCGCCTTTACGCAAAAATTTAGGGTTCTCAACTACCAACCCGTTAGAATCGGTGTAGTACTCTTTTAATCCAACATCTAAGCCCACTGTTTTACCAGTTGCTTCTATGTTTTCAGAACGGTTTGCATCAACACAAAATTGAACATATACACCATCTGCACGTTTTACCAATCTCACCCGTTTGATTTGGTTGGGTTGGTAGAAATGCAAATCACGAGTCCCTTTGAGTTTTAGACGACCAATACCTTTTTTGTCAGTAAAGGTTATGGATTTGCGATTATCTGCAAGCTTCCATCCGGTAGATTTGTACTCAACCGAGCGACAATCTTTCTGGAATTGGGGAAAACCTTTCTTGCCAGAGATGCCCTTTTTACAGTTTTCATAAAACCTGGAGATCGATGACCACGCCCGTTCAGCACTAGCTTGACGAGCCATTGAATTGAGTTCATTTGCGAAGGGGAAATTAGCCGCAAGTACAGCGCAATATTTCTGCAAGTCATTTTTACTCGTGCCTTGAACATCCATCCATAGCCGAATACAGCTATTGCGGATGAATTTGGCGGTACGAATTGCATCATCTATTGCCGCTAATTGCGTTGATTTCCCATAAGCTTTGAATTCAAAAACTAGCATCGCTTCACCTCCTCTCTTATACTACAATGCTCGGTATAAGATTAATTAGAATACAATAAAAGTCGCCCTAGAAGTGCGAGGCTTTAGACCCAGTTTTTCGGTAACATTTTGCTCAACAAATGCTCTTGTGAATATATCGTAACTTAATCCTTGTCTAAGCCGATTCGTAAAACCCGTCAACTCAGATTCGGTGATGAGTTAACAAAAGTTTAAATAAGATATGTAGGAGCAAAAACCTGAATAGTCGCTGACTCGAATATCATAATTTCCTAGCTGTACACATCATTGAACAAAGTGGAAAGCCATAAAGAAAAAATCTTGGTGGTAGATGACGAAGCAAGCATTCGCCGGATTTTGGAAACGCGACTGTCCATGATTGGTTACGATGTGGTCACGGCTGGGGATGGCGTTGAGGCATTAGAACTGTTTGGTTCTGGCTCCTGCGACTTAATTGTTCTGGATGTGATGATGCCGAGAATGGATGGTTATTGTGTGTGCCAGGAAATCCGCAACCAATCAGATGTGCCAATTATTATGCTCACAGCCTTGGCAGATGTAGCAGACCGAATCACTGGCTTGGAATTAGGTGCAGATGATTACATCGCTAAACCATTTTCCCCGAAAGAATTAGAGTCGAGAATCCGTTGTATATTGAGGCGAAGGGTCAGTAAAACAAGCGCGAATGGAGTTCCTAGTTCAGGAATCATGTATGTTAGTAATATCAAAATTGATACCAACAAACGACAAGTTTACAAAGATGATGAACGGATTCGGTTAACTGGCGTAGAGTACAGCCTGTTAGAGTTGCTGGTGATTAACTCAGGGCAACCGATATCTCGTAGAGAAATGCTACAGCAAGTCTGGGGGTATACTTCAGAACAGCACGTAGATACTCGTGTTATAGATGTGCATATCTCACGACTAAGGGGAAAGCTAGAAGATGACCCGGAAAATCCAGAGTTAATTTCGACAGCCAGAGGTTCGGGCTATCTATTTCAAAGAATTATTGAACCAGAGCATTGTTGATAAAAAGGGCAATTTTGTACACCTACCCCGCCGTACTGTTGGCGATCGCCTCAAGACCGAATGTAAGTCAACTGTAATTGCCTGTAGAACAACGTTAGCGATACGTTGGCGTTCATGAGAGCCGCGTCATTCCAGTAGTACAATCAACCGCGATCAAGTAGGGTGATGGCTGCGCCAACGCCAAGGGCGAACGCGCTTATTGTTAGTTTTGACCCGGCGCAAGTGTAAACAAATAGGTGTGGGTTGAAGGTGTCCCAATTGTCAAAACCAATGATGTAAAAGAGTTATAGACATTGTGGAGCAAATCGTCTAAAAAATTAGATTCTGCACAGTAATATTTTGATAAGTAATCCATAGCCATATAAACGAAACGCTTACTCTCACCCCAATAAGCAATGCTTGAGAAGTTCGGGTGATGAACGCAAGTAGTAGCTGTTAGGTAAACATATAATTTTTTGTGTTGGATTCAAGTACTCAAGGACTAAACTAATCGATAGATAACTGCGCCTGTAGATTCGTGGTTGCAAACTTCCATCAATCCATCAGTGCAAAGACTTTCCAGCAGAGCGCGAACTTCTGGTGCAGGCTTGCCAGTTTCAATAACGGCATCCACAACAGAAATGCTACCGCCTTTATTTTGAGCCAATTTCAAAACTGTGACCATATCATTTTGTGGATTCGGGTTAAGTTGGGGGACGGTTGGTTGTGGTTGTAGTGTTGCAGCATCGTGGATAGTTATTTGTCCGGGAAAGGGGCTACCAACTTGTCCACCAAGATTAACAACTACGGTCTGAGTATTGCTTTGAGTCTGATTACCACCACGCAATGCGATGTATTTCAAGTTTTTTTCATCTACCATTGCCGGGATGAGTGCCAAATCTATTAGCTGTCCGAACCCAAACAGACCCCAAGTAAATAACCAAATTATTCCCGACAGTGGTTTACCAGAATAAAACCGATGTATGCCTGCGAAGCCAATTAACCAAAATAGCCACAGTAAGTATGCTGTTCCTTTAGAGGTCATGTTAAAACTGTCTTGAGAATAGCCCTGCAAACTAGTTATAGCAAAGCTATTAATATTTCTGGATAAAGAAAAAATCTTGGTAACAAAAAACCATTTAATACGTACAGCTTTCAAGTTAAGTAATATAACGCCCACAAAATAGATTTCGTGCTACATTCCGTAAAAGCGCATACTTTGTAAAAAATTCCACAGCAATTCAGTAGCAAGACTTTTGTAGGGATGAGGTAGTGGTGAAAATCAAGCTCATTTGGCAATTGCACGCTTATTTTGATTTTTGTAACACTTTAACATTCTGTAGAACAGTAACAGTTGTTGCTAATAAAACTAGTAGCCGACGATAGTATTTTTAGATTATCTTTGATAACCCCTGAACGGCTTGGCTAAATCTAAAACTAAAGAATTAGATTTAAACCTTGGAGAAAAACTTGAGAGTGGTTACAACAAGAAATGACGAATTTGAATAAGTTTCAAAAACTAATAGAGATTGCAAATGAACACGGAATCAATTGCCATAGCGCACCAGAACAATGCTTGGTGGCCACCTTACCAGGAGAGGATGATTTCTTATTAGCTTTTAGCTGGTCAGGTGCAGTAGAGGGAGAGCAACTAGAGCATGAACTAATAGCAATTAGTGTACAAGATATTACTAAAGAAGTAACGGTTGCAGCTTGGCAGATTCCGGCTTATTTATTTAGCAATGTGTTAAGACAGGCACAGATGTTTGTA from Nostoc sp. HK-01 encodes:
- a CDS encoding DNA photolyase, FAD-binding protein, translated to MHLLWFRRDLRLTDNEIVTLATADGAAVLPLFIIDPWFYTWADVGKSRVRFLFESLENLDRNLRKLGSKLYLFEGNSREILQELTKQLINCGYNPKLWFNRDVQVEYGISRDKSVIDFYKELKLDYYVGLNNFLQLYEKRDEWFEQYYNYQRQPQHQIPSVINTPSLNVQLPQLTFEELKQKYHHFWAVEKVYFLGGETQAISTLDSFLKSRYQGYHWKLSRPMLSQMGATSHLSPHLTFGTISVRGVYQKTKLKASELKHQPKAEFSLKTFRDRLRWHDSFTQRLYFHPEIAYKNRYKEFDNLYTPEPLSPEKQELFEAWQQGRTGFPLIDASMRQLKAMGWMNFRMRAMCATFLTINCGISWHHGAKHYMNYLVDGDLAIDNWQWQMQSGVTNPLSDTFRIYNPNKNISQKDPDGSFIYYWIPELQGYSLQDILTEKYISNSSYPEAVLDWSKTRKVNGKIVSDLRKHSKARLISQGGDEYESAVVAKETVDKYWQHKNQEYQEYQQRLTQAE
- a CDS encoding translation initiation factor 3 → MQNQEESLIAIQKQLINSQIKSPQVFLIDHENNNRGLINTNEALELAESLELDLVVVSEGQDAPIAKILNYGKLQYQKKKRQGQSARPTVKEVRLRPNIGAADYNLRIEQAVKWLSKGDSVKFAIRLRGRENQYREQAGELLERIATALSEVGKVQSLDKRSLTAQIIPA
- a CDS encoding transposase, IS605 OrfB family protein; its protein translation is MLVFEFKAYGKSTQLAAIDDAIRTAKFIRNSCIRLWMDVQGTSKNDLQKYCAVLAANFPFANELNSMARQASAERAWSSISRFYENCKKGISGKKGFPQFQKDCRSVEYKSTGWKLADNRKSITFTDKKGIGRLKLKGTRDLHFYQPNQIKRVRLVKRADGVYVQFCVDANRSENIEATGKTVGLDVGLKEYYTDSNGLVVENPKFLRKGEKVLKRSQRRVSRKVKGSKNRGKARQLLGNRHLKISRQRKDHAVKLARCVVQSNDLIAYEDLRIKNMVKNHCLAKSINDASWYQFRVWVEYFGKVFKRVTVAVNPQYTSQECSNCGEIVKKTLSTRTHVCKCGCSMDRDENAARIILSRGLGTVGHTGTFALDASNAWGDATSTLVGESLYEQVMS
- a CDS encoding two component transcriptional regulator, winged helix family protein yields the protein MESHKEKILVVDDEASIRRILETRLSMIGYDVVTAGDGVEALELFGSGSCDLIVLDVMMPRMDGYCVCQEIRNQSDVPIIMLTALADVADRITGLELGADDYIAKPFSPKELESRIRCILRRRVSKTSANGVPSSGIMYVSNIKIDTNKRQVYKDDERIRLTGVEYSLLELLVINSGQPISRREMLQQVWGYTSEQHVDTRVIDVHISRLRGKLEDDPENPELISTARGSGYLFQRIIEPEHC
- a CDS encoding TM2 domain containing protein, which gives rise to MGVILLNLKAVRIKWFFVTKIFSLSRNINSFAITSLQGYSQDSFNMTSKGTAYLLWLFWLIGFAGIHRFYSGKPLSGIIWLFTWGLFGFGQLIDLALIPAMVDEKNLKYIALRGGNQTQSNTQTVVVNLGGQVGSPFPGQITIHDAATLQPQPTVPQLNPNPQNDMVTVLKLAQNKGGSISVVDAVIETGKPAPEVRALLESLCTDGLMEVCNHESTGAVIYRLV